One genomic segment of Clostridium saccharoperbutylacetonicum N1-4(HMT) includes these proteins:
- a CDS encoding DUF1657 domain-containing protein has translation MTVGTQMQKAIAGIQSAAATMKTFSLETEDQQAKQDFKMIAEQLDCSLELLKGRQKYIEEQEPQYKS, from the coding sequence ATGACAGTTGGAACTCAAATGCAAAAAGCAATTGCTGGAATTCAAAGTGCAGCTGCTACAATGAAAACTTTCTCTTTAGAGACTGAAGACCAACAGGCAAAACAAGATTTCAAAATGATTGCAGAACAACTTGATTGTTCATTAGAACTTTTAAAAGGTAGACAAAAATATATTGAAGAACAAGAACCTCAATATAAATCTTAA
- the spoVAE gene encoding stage V sporulation protein AE — MEKFIFAFVIGGLICVIGQLIMDTLKITPAHTTCTLVVIGAILGGFGLYDPLVKFAGAGAFIPISSFGNTLVTAALADAQETGFIGIFTGVLKTVSAGVSAAIVFGFMSAMIFKPKG, encoded by the coding sequence ATGGAAAAATTTATTTTTGCATTTGTAATAGGTGGCTTAATTTGTGTTATAGGTCAACTTATAATGGATACACTTAAGATTACTCCTGCTCATACAACTTGCACACTAGTTGTAATTGGAGCTATACTTGGTGGCTTTGGACTTTATGATCCTTTAGTCAAATTTGCTGGTGCAGGTGCATTTATTCCTATAAGCAGTTTTGGAAATACTCTTGTAACAGCTGCTTTAGCTGACGCCCAGGAAACTGGCTTTATTGGTATATTCACAGGTGTTTTAAAGACAGTAAGTGCTGGTGTCTCTGCTGCAATAGTATTTGGTTTTATGTCTGCAATGATATTTAAACCTAAAGGCTGA
- a CDS encoding DHA2 family efflux MFS transporter permease subunit, producing the protein MEENNKGLLNSWLALGVVVIGTFMSILDSSIVNIALPKMMSVFGMPLDDAKWIITAYSLTLGAIIPLTGFLQDTFGSKKIYMFALGMFSIGSLLCGFAWSGGTMIAFRVLQALGGGMIMPVGMSIIYSLFPREKIGLALGYWGIAAMAAPAIGPTLGGFIIEKMDWRMIFNVNVPIGVVGVIMAGILLKDSKRKPIKSFDIIGFLSCTIGLVSVLYVLGEGSSIDWSKLENPMLMTLGILSLILFVVNELTHPNPLLDLRVLKLFDFSISLIITSVLTLALMGSSYILPMFLQNIRGYTAIETGIIMLPSALVMGILMPISGKMFDKMGAKPLVIPGLTILGISSYELAHTINMNTSKEYIILVTCIRSIGLGLAMMPISTAGMNAVKTELVSRASALNNTIRQVAGALAVTIMSTIMQSRSDYNYAKLAEQINVYNKATNDMLSSLIQKYMHSGMSQSMAKVSASSYLVQIIKGQATLDGMEYAVMVTVVAVIAALILTFFMRTKRL; encoded by the coding sequence ATGGAAGAGAATAATAAAGGTTTATTAAATAGCTGGTTAGCATTAGGTGTAGTTGTAATAGGTACTTTCATGTCTATACTAGATAGTAGTATAGTTAATATTGCTCTTCCTAAGATGATGTCTGTTTTTGGAATGCCTTTAGATGATGCTAAATGGATTATAACGGCTTATTCCTTGACACTTGGTGCTATTATCCCATTGACAGGATTTCTTCAGGATACTTTTGGATCTAAAAAAATATATATGTTTGCGTTAGGAATGTTTTCAATAGGGTCATTATTGTGTGGTTTTGCATGGAGTGGTGGAACTATGATAGCCTTTCGTGTACTTCAAGCCCTTGGCGGTGGTATGATAATGCCCGTAGGAATGTCCATAATATATAGCTTGTTCCCTAGAGAAAAAATAGGACTTGCCCTTGGCTATTGGGGAATAGCAGCTATGGCTGCGCCTGCTATAGGACCAACACTTGGAGGTTTTATTATTGAAAAGATGGATTGGAGAATGATTTTTAATGTAAATGTTCCTATAGGGGTAGTTGGAGTAATAATGGCAGGAATTTTATTAAAGGATTCGAAAAGAAAGCCTATTAAATCCTTTGATATAATAGGATTTTTATCTTGTACAATTGGACTAGTAAGTGTATTATATGTGCTTGGGGAAGGTTCTTCAATCGACTGGAGCAAGCTGGAAAATCCAATGTTAATGACACTTGGAATATTGAGTCTTATATTATTTGTAGTAAATGAGCTTACACATCCAAATCCGCTATTAGATTTGCGAGTTCTGAAGTTGTTTGATTTTAGTATAAGTCTAATTATAACTAGTGTCTTAACTTTAGCACTTATGGGGTCTTCATATATATTACCAATGTTTTTGCAAAATATAAGAGGATATACTGCTATAGAGACAGGAATAATTATGTTACCTTCTGCCTTAGTAATGGGAATTTTAATGCCTATAAGTGGGAAAATGTTTGATAAGATGGGTGCAAAACCTCTTGTAATACCTGGACTCACAATATTGGGTATTAGTTCTTATGAACTTGCACATACTATAAATATGAATACAAGTAAAGAATATATAATACTAGTTACCTGTATTAGATCAATCGGACTAGGTCTTGCTATGATGCCAATTAGTACAGCAGGGATGAATGCTGTAAAAACAGAACTAGTTTCAAGAGCGTCAGCTCTTAATAATACCATTAGGCAAGTAGCAGGTGCATTAGCTGTAACTATAATGTCTACAATAATGCAAAGCAGAAGTGATTATAATTATGCTAAATTAGCAGAACAAATAAATGTTTATAATAAAGCAACAAATGATATGTTAAGTTCGCTGATACAAAAATACATGCATTCTGGTATGTCACAGAGCATGGCTAAAGTTTCAGCATCATCTTATTTGGTTCAAATTATAAAAGGTCAAGCAACTTTAGATGGAATGGAATATGCAGTTATGGTAACAGTTGTAGCAGTAATAGCTGCTTTGATCTTAACTTTCTTTATGAGAACTAAAAGACTCTAA
- a CDS encoding HlyD family secretion protein, with protein sequence MKEKRKLLIIGILATIVIALSGIVFYYWYENTYYVSTDDARVSADLVSVTPQITGKLLELNVAEGDTVSKNEILARQDVNGLADTNVEQSLMRSPIDGVVIKKQGTVGELISAGQSVITLIDPSKLYVTADIEETKLGKVKVGQPVEITIDQYDSQKFTGKVKSIGEVANSALSLLPSSTSGTFTKVVQRISVKIELDDFNNKILPGTNAVVKIHVK encoded by the coding sequence ATGAAGGAAAAACGTAAATTATTAATTATTGGAATTTTAGCAACAATTGTGATAGCATTAAGTGGTATAGTATTCTATTACTGGTATGAAAATACATATTATGTTTCGACTGATGACGCAAGAGTTAGTGCTGATTTAGTTAGCGTGACGCCTCAAATTACAGGAAAATTGTTAGAACTTAATGTAGCAGAAGGTGATACAGTATCTAAAAATGAAATATTGGCACGTCAAGATGTAAATGGTCTTGCAGATACTAATGTTGAACAATCTTTGATGAGATCACCAATCGATGGTGTGGTTATAAAAAAACAAGGAACTGTTGGAGAGCTTATATCAGCTGGTCAAAGTGTAATTACATTAATAGATCCTAGTAAACTATATGTTACCGCAGATATTGAGGAAACAAAACTTGGAAAAGTGAAAGTTGGCCAACCTGTTGAAATTACTATCGATCAATATGATTCGCAAAAGTTTACAGGAAAAGTTAAATCTATTGGAGAAGTTGCAAATTCAGCTTTATCCTTATTACCATCATCAACAAGTGGGACATTTACAAAAGTAGTTCAAAGAATATCAGTAAAAATTGAACTTGATGATTTTAATAATAAAATTCTTCCAGGAACTAATGCAGTTGTTAAGATCCATGTTAAGTAA
- a CDS encoding MarR family winged helix-turn-helix transcriptional regulator — protein MNLKEDLPDTNDERAQKEADEIIEIFKSIKRSVSCKYEKIAKEYGYTPQQLGVIFHLYKMPSITLNELSEHMNLTKSTVSGIVDRLARQGVVNREVPENNRRIVKLSISEEFKNNNDICLIKKRFIGEFISNAIKKTDKEEVEKIIYGLRQFSKLLSEEE, from the coding sequence ATGAATTTAAAAGAAGATTTACCTGATACAAATGATGAAAGAGCTCAAAAAGAAGCAGATGAAATAATTGAAATATTTAAGAGTATAAAAAGATCAGTTAGTTGTAAATATGAAAAAATTGCAAAGGAATATGGTTATACACCGCAACAGTTAGGTGTTATATTTCATTTGTATAAAATGCCTTCAATAACACTAAATGAATTAAGTGAACATATGAATTTAACCAAAAGCACGGTTTCAGGAATAGTGGATCGTCTAGCTAGACAGGGTGTGGTAAATAGAGAAGTGCCCGAGAATAATCGTAGAATTGTAAAGTTATCAATTTCTGAAGAATTTAAAAATAACAATGATATATGTTTAATAAAGAAAAGATTTATTGGAGAATTTATATCTAATGCAATAAAGAAGACAGATAAAGAAGAAGTTGAAAAAATTATATATGGGCTCAGACAGTTTAGCAAGTTATTAAGTGAAGAAGAATAA